Within the Platichthys flesus chromosome 16, fPlaFle2.1, whole genome shotgun sequence genome, the region TGTGcgcatgtacagtatatatatagcTGAAAACTAAGTGTAATGCAATTGCAAATTTgcatgtatgtttatgtgtgcacatacagtatgagtgtctttttttccatttgaatcTATTTTCTTTGCTAACTGCACcagctatttctttttttttctctgcctgtTTGTCAGGTACAGTGGTTGCTGGACAACTATGAGACAGCTGAAGGAGTGAGTCTGCCCCGTTCCACCCTCTACTGCCACTATCTGCTGCACTGTCAGGAGCAGAAACTAGAGCCTGTTAATGCTGCCTCTTTTGGGAAACTCATTAGATCTGTTTTCATGGGGCTACGCACACGACGCCTGGGCACTCGGTAAGATGGCTGATCAGACAACGCTATATAAGACATAATAGACCATATGCACACTTATTTCCCTTTAGTACACAAGTTCCCCAGTTGACACTGAAGGGTTTTTATTGACATCTTACTAATGTgaataatttgaatgtatttttccaTTATGTTGGTTTCTGCTGAAAATCTTTTATGTTATAGAAATTTTGAATGttactgtgacatcacagagagagcagggaagaagacagacagaaaagtgACAGAAAAGCGAAGCACATTAGTAGAGAACAGCTACGCGGCTTACaatttatttcacacacacaagtaatCCATATTGATCTCAAAAAGTGCATGCACGAAAAGTTTTTTCCTGCTGGAGAGCAAAGGAGAATTTTTTCAGGAATATCTGCAGAGGTGCTTGTGTAGAACTAGTGTAGGAAGAAATGTGGGtagagatggagacagacagtgtgtgagtgagttgaTAGGCgaagagagtgagaaagacTGACGTTTTAGAAACGTttggttatatatatatgtcaaatTGTCAAACCACATGGTCTggttgtttattgtattttatgaaattaaagATATGCATGTATATAAACTTGCTCCTCTCACATCCCTTTGCTTTTGTCTCTGTAGACCTAATGTGTCGTAATATGTTCAATGtcaagtgaaaacatgttttgtctGTTCCTGACAGGGGTAATTCAAAATACCACTACTATGGCCTGAGGATCAAGGCAGGTTCCTCTCTTCTCCGTTTGATGGAAGACCAGCAACATCTGGCCATGAGGCAGCAGCcattttcacagaaacagaGGTACACACATAGTTTCCACTCCTGGTTCCATTTCTCAGTTGTtgctttcttcctctctttccaaTTCCTTTATATGGCCACAGCGCTGACTCATGTTTTCTGCCCGTCTCTCACACTGTTTTATGTTCTTTCAAAAATCCTGTTGGAGTTCCAAGCAACTTTTATTGTTAATATGATAACACAGAATTGTTACTTCTTTTCACTTTAATACTTATCTCTCTTTTTTGCTGAATATATATCTAGTCAGTCTCATGTAGATAACTCCTTGTTCCCACCAGGTTGAAGCCTGTGCACAAAGTGGAAGGAATGACAAACGGCACTGCGTCAGGAGcaggccagcagcagcagcagcagcaacaggggTCAGGGCACGTGGACATCAGCACCCAAGTTCAACAGTACCAGCAGTTCTTAGGTGTGTTCAGTGAACAAATATCTGAAGCTATGACAGTAATGGCTTAATGAATGTGATTGAACATGTAATTGCTCTATGCACGTGATGTGATTTCTCACATCCAGTTATCTCgtttcctgtgtttcagatgCGTCTAGATCTCTACCAGAGTTCGCAGATATCGACCTTCAGGGGAAGTCTCTGCCGGAGGGTATCGAACTGGAGCACATCAAGAGCTTTCAGCTGCTGTACAGAGAGCACTGTGAGGTAAGCAGCTGAAAGGACACTGGTTAGTGAGTATTAATGAGTGACTTTTCTATCCAGTGGCTATCGAGTCAGTCGTAGAGAGTCAAAGTTCTCAGCCAACATCACACATGAAGTCCAGCAGTTAAGCATAGTCCTGACATTGTGTGCTCGGTCATTCATTATCAGTCAGTGATGTATGAGATATTTGGGTTCATTCTTTCAGGCCATACTTGATGTGATGGTCAACCTGCAGTTTACCCTGGTGGAGACACTGTGGAAGACCTTCTGGAGATTCAGCCAGAGCCAGGATGGAGATCCCACGTTGGCTGTGTGAGTGGTTAAATATTTAAGCCAAACATTCAGAATTCAGTTTCTGTCCTTGTGGCAGTAGCAGtgctattttcatttcatttacaaaCTGTGTGCGTGTCTTTCAGTCATGATGAGTCAGAGAAGCGTCTCCCTAAATCCTGCCTGGTGATTCTGTGCAAGTATGACCCAGTGCTGCGCTGGAGCCGTGACTGTGACAACAGCCTGTACCAGAGCCTGGTGGAGATCCTCATCCCTGATGTCCTCAGGCCCATCCCCAGTAAGGCCCTACAATAAGTATGAATTTGGAAAATACACCTTGACTTTCCTGCTGTGAAAGTGACCACAAAGAAATATCAgctaataaataatgaaaaaattaAACTTGGCTTCCGGTTGGGATTAAAGCATACTGTATATCTACATACCTACAGCACATGCCAATAGAAATACCCAGGTAACGGGGCTTCTTAAGGCCAGGTGTCAACTCCTGGAACTATTAAGAACTACAATGTCCCTACATACATCCAAAGGCCCAACTGTCCCATTCTGAAACCACTTTTAAATTCGTAAGATCCAGATCAAGCACAACCGCCCTAGCGGAGGTAATGAGAGAACAGAGGTCAACGTTTCACATGTACAATCTATAAATGGCACATGGAGAGAACACATACCACAGACAAGGCTAGCGTCTGATGTTGCCATGCTAAAGTAAGGAAACCATTCCTGTATCCACCTGTTTGTCCCGGTCCACTGGACatttgaatgggttcttcctcggGTCATCCCCCACCTCATCTCATAATTTCATAGAAATTCAACTACATAAAAGTAATTTTATATGATACAGTACATGACCAAGACATCTGTTGATCCTGCAAATCCTCACTCCATTTGAACCTTGTGTTTGATAATCATTGACCTAGGCCCATTCTCAGGAAATCTGAAGTGAACATGATTaaactttcttttctcttcttcctccttctcccagGTGCCTTAACTCAAGCCATCCGTAATTTCGCCAAGAGCCTGGAGAGCTGGCTGACCAATGCCATGATGAACATCCCAGAGGAGATGGTCCGAATCAAGGTACTTGTAGAGCGctacaaaagaaaacatatgtGACATAAGTGCAACTAATTTCTCTTTGAGAATATCTCTGAGCATAAAAAATCTCTGTGTGTAGTAACTTTTGCCTTTTCATAACAAGTCTCACAGTTTAAATTGCAAAAATTAACTTATTCACCAGGATGATTGATCTTGAAAAGTTGTTTGAATAAATGCTTGTAACACTTAATCAATAACATGGAACTACTCATGAAGACCTAAGTACTGAAATAACCCCAAAGCTGGTAAATATGGTTGTTCGCTGACTTATTTGTATGTTTCCAGGTTATTGAAATGAAGCGTGTaaatgttttgatatctgacccATCTTTCATTATTTGCATGACATGCTTTCTCAGGTAACTTCAGCCAATGCGTTTGCTCAGACACTGCGTCGCTACACCAGTCTGAACCACCTCGCCCAGGCTGCCCGCGCTGTCCTCCAGAACACAGCTCAGATCAACCAGATGCTCTCGGACCTCAACCGCGTTGATTTTGCAAACGTCCAGGTCGGTTTAGTTTATGACAGCATGCATGTCACCTCATAGGAATTTCAGTGTTTGTGACTGCTGTAGGCTGTAGTCTTATTGAGGTTTCTGTGACAGAAATTCTGTCTTTTGTGCAACTTCCCTCTCAAGGAAATGTGAAACAAGCTCTGTGTCATTTCTCAGAAATGCTCTTTCACCTTCCTTCAGCTGGTAGTAGAGAACTGTCTATAGTTGCCCTCCCTCTTCTGTTTAAAGTGTAGACTGTGTAAACTTTACTGATACTTTACTTAACTGAATTTCcttcgggattaataaagtatacatctatctatctatctatctatctatctatctatctaaatgaTGCAACTAATGCCAGATGTGACAGCCTCTTACTGATACGCTGACCTGTCCTGTCTGCCCTTTGCAGGAGCAGGCTTCGTGGGTGTGCCGGTGTGAAGACCGCGTTGTGCAGCGGCTGGAGCAGGATTTCAAGCTGACCCTTCAGCAGCAGAACTCCCTGGAGCAGTGGGCTGCGTGGCTGGATGGCGTAGTTTCCCAGGTCTTAAAGCCCTACCAGCACAGCTCTACCTTCCCGAAGGCCGCTAAGCTCTTCCTGCTCAAGTGGTCCTTTTACAGGTGCGATGATAAAAGTAGATTTTGGAATTGAAACTTTGGGGGCCAAGAATTTGTCTCTGGTCCCAGTTTCTCAAAGAAACAGAATGGCAGATTAATAGATATTGGGAACAGTTGTAAGTTGCAGCCCTGCTAATTAAGTAGCCAAGATTATCTTTTACATTAGTTTATCTTCACATGTTCATCTAAAATAAGGAATTTGAGGTAATTAAGGAACAAGGAACATTGAATTTGGTGGAGATGACTCATTCTTTACCTTCTGAACTTTGTCATTGTGAAACACTgagtacttcctgtttctggTTAGAGAAGATGTGATATAGCTCCTGAATGTATTTGTAACAGTTCCTTCATTCCCACCGTCCCTGCTCTCCAGTTCCATGGTGATCAGGGACTTAACCCTGCGGAGTGCAGCCAGTTTCGGTTCCTTTCACTTGATCCGCCTGCTCTACGATGAGTACATGTACTACCTGATTGAGCACAGAGTGGCCCAAGCTAAAGGAGAAACCCCCATCGCTGTCATGGGAGAGgtaccatcacacacacacactcacacacaaagacacacataaattaaatatacaacGTAAGCCATTCTAACAAATTCCCTTCTTGCTATTAGTTTGCCAGTTTAGGCCGAGGTCTAAACCAGCTGGATCCTGACAAAGGTACTTACACTCTTCACAATATCTCAGATTATGATCATGTTCCAAGCTTTGTTTCTGACCAGCTTATTTACCCTTGTCTAtgccagaagaggaagaggaggaggaggaggagagtgacgACGATGGTCAGGAGCTTTGTCTTCCCCCAGACGGGGTCGTGCTTGGAGAAGAGTCTCTGGAGCCGCCTGCTAAGCTGGCCAGGACTGACCAGAGAGTCCTCTTCACCACCGGATCAGCTGACGACTAACCACAGAGTCACACTGCTAGATGTGGGCTGATTATATTAATCATACAGACACTTAAATGTACAAAGAACACTAATTTATACACTTGAAACATGTAAATAGatcttgtaaatgtgtttgcacACCCCTTGCTGCATACTGTTACTTTCCCACtagtttaaacacacaaacacgtacacgcacacaaacacacacgcacaatcaAACCACGCTCTTTCAGTAGCCGCTGCTGCCTGAATGGCATGACTACCTGTTGGCACCATTGATTCAATACAAAATCATTGTTTCTGCAACAGGTAGTGGTTTCAAAAACACAAGGCGTTTTCACCCTCAGTCGTACGATCTTCTGAAAATATGAACTGAAATCCAGGCATGTCATTTTCGTTCCTCTTTGTATTTCCACCTGTAGCCTTGTCGAGAAACATCTGCTAACCCTGGATCCTCCTGAAACCGTCACTGCCGTATCAAAGTGATCTTGAAAATaatgtgatatgtgtgtgtgtgtgtaaaagtaaattCTAGAGGGTGTGGGTCGGGACCTTTTACAGTCAGTGATTGCTGAATTTAGTTACTAATTCAttcaaaggaaaaacacatttgtaaaagACAGGTGgtttggattgtgtgtgtgtgtgtgtgttagtgtgtcttcgtgtgtgtttgtgagtgtgagggGTCACACCGCTCTAATGTGTTTTCTGGAGGATGACTGAAcattgcttttgtgtgtgtgtgcgtgtctgtctgtctggttgtgtgattgtgagtcATGCACGTGTTGACTGGTTTCCTCTGTAGATATTTTCCAAGGCTTTTCAAATGTTGTTGATTTGGGAGACGTGTAGCTTCTCTGTTTGATTTGCCTGTAATGAAATCCTAGTGGTGTTCTTGGAGTGCCTGTCGCGGCTGCTACACACACTTGTAAAGATAAAACTACGGCTGTAGAATAGGGGCTCTCATTAgttgctgcaaaaaaaaaacctttctcTTTTTGTCGAACCGCTAGTTCCACGAGAGAGGTACTGTACGTGTCATATATTTAAAGTGCTTCATTCCTGCTCATCTACTAAGCTCCTCTGTGGCCTCATTGTTCTTTGAAATATCATTTTCTTGCCTTATTTTGATGCATTTTTCCACATGTGTGTGCCAAACCTTTTTACTTTGATCCCAGATCATGTCATTTATGAATTTTCTCTATGTTTTAAGGAGGACTGTGCCTGAGTAAGAACGGTGATATACTTATATTCTGCTGTATATTTATCCACTATTTTGAATTTTGTTGTCACTAAGTGAACCTCTCGTGCCGTGTATGGTGCTGTGTTGTCACACATTGTAATCAGCCTATGTGTGCTTTCTTGATTTGTGGTTGTACCTTCAGTTATCAGTCCTATCTCATACCTTTTTTCGACTTTTCCACAAACCCTGCCTCTTTGCACACTTTCGATTGTTGTCTTTAAAGCTCCGAGAGAGTCCATCTTTTTTTCAATAATCCTTTACGTCTTAggtatttgtttttacagtgtacAGTGCTCCGCTCAGTGTGGTTCAGAGAATTTTGCGAGAGGGGAAATCTCTGTCTGCTCTCCCTGCACAGTCCACTGAGGCTCatctccctcatctctctctgcGATTCCGCACTCCCGCCAATGGCTTTTGTTTGGCTTCAAACATACATGTTCTTACACTGTTCATCAAGATTGGTTGTTgtaaacatttcctttttcctgaTTTGAAACGCATATGTCTTGAAATTGCTGCAGTGCACATCTTTGACGGGCAACGCCCGCCTCAAACCAGCACATCATCCTCACATGGAGTCTGATGCTACCACGGCAGGACAGTACATATCACTCCAGTCTTTTAATGTCCCAAAGCATTTAGAATGCCCATTGTTTACCCGGTAAGACAAATGTTTAgtcatttctttttataatttattgtttctaatgtaaaaaacaaacttgagaaaaaaaaaaaatgttcagtgGCAGTGTTTTATGAATTTGGTCTGCTCTAAGTATGACTGTGCCTTTGGAGGTGGTAGAATGCAattcagatgtttttaattttaaagatATAAATTAAAGAATTTTTAAAATTGCACTGGTGTCGATTTGATTTTTCTCACCGTCGTTTCTCCACCTACATCACTGTGTTATAAACTCTGGCTGAAGGATGAGAACGGGATAGTTTCTGACTCGCAGCCAATATCTTGCTCCGTTGTGTGTAAAACGCATCATGACTTCCTGGATTCTGCTGTAAGTTACCAAAAGGGACAGTAGGACAGATGCCACAAAACCTTTAGTCTGTTTTATGAAATGAACGCCAGCTTCTCCTGGATTTACCAACATATAAGCTGTGTTTTCAGGCAAATTTGGAAAGTTTGAAATACTTAATGTGGGAAACTCAGATCAAAGTTGATAGTatccagattttctttttaattctaTTGAGTAGTTCATTTACCCTTTTAAAAAGATGCATGATCTTTATAACGGtatcttttttgtgtgtgaataaatTGGCTTTCATCATCTTTGCATTAATTTATAGAATCTGCAGACATGTGCAAGCAAGGCGACAACAAACGTTCACACATTTAAGTAATTGACATATGCCCCTTTTTAATTAGTATTGCTGCTGGTGGTCATTTATtaacaatatcaacactgttGCCACAGGGTGGCGCTGAGAATACAAGAATCATACCTGATACATCTCAGACAGTCACGTCCaactgcttttttttataatgctgAATATGTGTACACGTGTAATATATCTTGAAATGGGACACACTGGAAGACTAGATTGAATTATTTTATACACAAACGACAGCTGTGTGCGAAACGATCATCAGGTTCTCGTTGGCATTCTTAAAACAGTACAAAGCAAAACTTTCAGCCTTGAGGCGAAACAGCTGAATGGACGGTTTGAATGTCGCCATATGCAAAATATTCCCGTTGTAGGCCAACAGGGGGCGACAGAACCTCCACGTGAATACATTACAGGTCACTGCACGGAAAAGAGACAGTTGCTTCAAGGTGAAAACCCACCAGATGTATATGTTGGCTTTAAAAGGCCTGACAATCTCGagcattaatataaaacacaaattttaaatcatatttttcctcATCATCTTGGCCCTCCATCCACAGTAAGCCGGCGTTTGTTTGTGACTAACCCTAAAAGGATATTTGAAGATGAACATAAAGGTGATTAAAACTACGAAATGAACAGAGGCAAGCAAAAATGGCAAAAATGATCCTAACATACTTTCATCCGAAGCAAAACAAAGATGCATAACCTGTAGCAAGGCTGTTCATACCTTCAACCTACAAGTGACCCATCAAACAACTCATGGCTCCACATCTTGGAGAATACTTCCACATCAGCACACAGTTAAGGTCTTGCATGTCACCAGTAGAGGGCAGACTGaagctccccctgcaggtgaaGGGTGTTCCTGCTCTTTTATCATCTatctctggtgtttttttttatcattattagtCATCCCACATGCACAAATCAAAATTGTAGAATCGTGTTCGTACTCAGTAGACCTGTTTCGCTCatacaaagtttttttttttaaatggaaagcAAGCCTCGCTagaggaaactgaaaaacaaaaatcacaacAATGACCACACAAATGAGCTTTAAAAAGGAATTCCGTGGATTTTTACCTTACCAAATACCCAAGGTGATTGGAGTTCTGCATTTCAGTAAATATATGACTGAGATATGTGGGTTAGGGTTTAATAATGACTTAGTTTTCTTAAGAAGATAATAAAAGATATGAGACAGACGATCTGGCGTTTCAAGGCTTCCGTTGTTTATAATGgcaaatgtaaatgtatgtagAGGTTTTAAAAAGCTGTGTGTACCTGACATGAGGGGATCATCAGTCTTATCCCTTCCTTCTGGAGCAAAACACTACACCGTCTGCTCAGctcacatttttattaaaaagcaaGGGGTGTTTGGTGCTGGGTAGAAATTGGACTTTCACttggaacaaaagaaaaattaaaacaaaactaaaacttAACAGCGTAGATCCTGGCTCAAAGTTCGGGGTTGTCCTCTTTGTCCTGTCTCCTTGATTCTCTCCAGGTTGAGACTTTCTGCTGTGAACTCTCACTGCGTCTAAAACACAAACGGTTGAAACCATGGACAGATCAGCTTCTTACTACATGTTGCAAATTgtatgaattacattttttatctcaGATGACGGTAAAGACAGATGATGAACACCTTGCGGCAGCCTCAGTACCAACCTGTCCTTGCTGAGGAGGGGCTGGCTGCCCAGGAGCCTGTCCTGTCGGGCCATAGTACGCAGACTGCTGCCTGTAGTACTCGGCCCAGGCTGCGCTGTAGTCCGGCTGACCTCCCGTTGTGGATGCTGCTGCCCCCGCTGCTCCCGGAGCTGTGGCCGCAGAGCCAGGGACGGAAACTCCTGTCTGGGCTGGAGGTGACACACAAAGGAGACATGACCCAGCTCAAACTAAGTTTGTCACACAGAACTAAAAGTAACCACCCACAGCTTCTGCAGAAAAGAGAATTGTTGCAAAGACACGGAGCAGGATACGTAGGAACAGGAACCCAAATATACCAAAACAACCAGACTCATTTAAATCCTAATAAATGTGTCATAATCAATGAATGTAATATTAGTATTTCTTTAATCAATCTAAGATTTGGGCTGTACCTTAAATTGATTACACATCAATTCAAGTTTGATTTAGTTCATTCACTTGATGAACATGATGATAGTTAATTACTCACATTAAAATGCTATAAATGGCACAAAggtaaaaaactaatttaattaGCTTTTTAACAGCAGAGAAAGTTACAGACGATCTTCTCCGTCTCACCCATCTTCTTGTAGTACTCCTCCCAGGCCTTGGTGTAGTCTGGCTGCCCCCCCGGCGTCTGTGCGGGCTGGGTCTGGTCGCCTGATGTGTGGTCTCCTCCAGTTGGGTTTGCAGGGTACTGGGTCGGCACAGCCCCCGACGGCTGCTGGTAGTACTGAGCGTAGTATGCCGCCCAGGCTGCGTTAGGGTCATTAGCTGCTGCCTTGCCTAGAAAAGACGcagggtggagggggtgagGTCCTCATAGGGTGAGGGTGAGCCCCTGCTACTGGCCTGGAGACCGGGCTTGGATACCAGGGGGAAAACAGAGACAGGATTAGCCAGAACTGCTTTAAGTGCAGAAACTGCATCTCAACACATCAGTGCTCTTGTGTACCTTTCTCAGATTTCGCAAAGAGATTACTCATCAGAAAGGACTAGGAGGGGTCAGAAAATGACCTGGGATGAAAATACTGTGTTGGGGTTGATAAGTTGCTAAGATgggtaaaaacaaatgttaatctCAGGAAACTCAGGAGAAGGGGTGAATTCAAAGGAGACTCACTGGGGTCTTGGGGTGCCTGGGGCTGCCACTGCTGGTAGGTGTTACTCCAGCCCTGAGTGTTGTACTGGTGAGGACCTGGAGGACCACCACTGAGGAGAAAAGGTTTTGTTATTATCATAGATGCTCTAGAGAGTCTGCTGCGCTGACTTATGTCTAACCCATGTTACACATAAGTTGAACGTCACTTACTGTGGTGGTCCAGGGGCCCCAGGCGGTCCAGGGTTGTAGGGGTTGGGGTTGTAGGGACCCAGTGGACCAGCAGGACCTGGTCCACCTGGCCCTGGGCCCACAGGACACAAAGGACCCTGGTGGACACATCATAGTTACACATCATATGAAGATACAAGTCTATCTCATTTCAAATGTACACACAAAAGGATAACGTATGTACTTCAATCTTTTCCTCAATGAGCTGCTTGGCATGGTCGATCTGCTGCGGTGAGCCCCTGATGATAAACAGCTTGAAGTTGGGGTCTCCGTTGGGGGGCGGCTGTCGTGAGATTTCCACAAATGCCCCTGTCTGCTGGTTGATAGACTTGACATTCTCACCTCCCCGGCCAATCACGAGCCCACACTTGTGGGCAGGAATAGAGAAGGTCATTTCCCCTCCTGGGGGACCCCAGTCGCCTTGTCCACCTCCTCTGCCCCTGTTGCCTGTAGGCATTCCTTGAGGACCCTGTAGATGGAGGAGAGAGCCTCATGACTACAGCTCTTTTAGAATGAGGcggtttgtgcatgtgtgaaagaatTTGATCCATACCCCCTGTCCCTCCTCCCTGACCCGgatgctctgcagcagctcgttGATGATCTGGGCGGCATGTTCACAGCAGTCAGGAGGACCACTGATGTGCGCAATCTTCTCTGGACCAGTCCCATCATCTGAGAGGAAGATTTAAGTCTGCATtagctttattaaaaaaaaattaaaaatgtatcactaaaatgtgtatttttttaaaaacataatttcatcCATGGTCACGACAGGGTCCAACCTTGTTTGAACTGTATCCGAACTCCAGCATCATTCTGGATTTTCTTGATCATCTCTCCATTGCGTCCAATGACAACACCGACTGAGTGTCGCGGCACCGGGACCTGAGTTTAGAACATAAATATTAACAGTACAAGCTTAGATTTTGTTAAATGGCAACTGATACcatttccaaacacacacaaacacacatataaactcacactcacatccaTGCCACCTCCCATTCGGGAGCTGAAGTCATTTCGTTCACTGAAGCCGGCGtggtctctctccctcagaaTCTCCTCCACCATTTCCTGGGCTTGCTGAAAAGGATAAATATGATAATTAAACTCCATGATTAATTCCATTTAATTTAAACTTTAGTAAGATTCTTTAATTGTTTCACCTGGACTTTGTATGGATCTCCAATAATACGCAGGGGTTTGTCAACATTAGGTCCCTGAGAGGCATCCTGGATCAGGATCATCTTTACACCTGCACGCTCCTAAAGTATCACACAGACCAACGTGGTTTTAAAGGCCTGTACTGATACAGCTGCACTGCAAAAGTGGGAATATATATACTGAGATAATCACAGTTTCCAAACATGCTAAGGCAAGAGCCATGCAACGTACCTGTAGCTGTTTGATGGTCTCTCCTCCCTTGCCAATGACAAGGCCGGCCTTGCCAGCTGGGATCATCATTTCATGAACGCTGCCATTCTGCCCGTTGGTGGACTCGTGATAAGAAGCAGGGGGGTCGCCCCTCCCTCGTGACACTATCTCATCCAGCAGCATCCTGGCTTGCCTGGCCAGAGAAGAGTTGAGCGGTTACTCGACATCCATTTGGACAAACAAATTACATACAGCTGTCAATAGGGTCATTATAGATAAACAGTTAATAATGGCAGAATAGAATGGGGCTTCAGAGCTTCAACAAAACTAACAATATGATATGTTTGTATCCTGTCTCCAAGTCGGACTGATTTAGTGATTTGCGTTCACAGGTCAACGGGGCCAGCTTCATTTTTAGTGACCATTTCTTATGGTACCAAATGTATTGGTATTGAGCCTATCTGCAAAAAATTTAAAACTTACTGTATCGAGTCCTTGCAACCAGTGAGAGAGACACTCCTCACTGGAAGGCCTCCACTGTCTGGACACACATAGAAACAGGACATAAGTGAAACCAAAAGGAAAACTACATTCTAAATTGTAAAACTATGGATAACTGTTTGGACTCCACAAAAGTGCAGCAAGTACCTGGAGCTATCTGAACCTTGCAACCTGACTCCTGCTGTATTTTATTGATCTGTTCACCTCCACGGCCAATAactgtggaggaagagaagacagGCGGGTCACACTCTGAAACAGTGGCATCGAGCTGTGACTGACATCACAGGGACAGCGTGGCAACAATATGGGTAAAGACAAGAGTTAAACCTCACTCACCGAGTCCCACCATGCTGTCAGGGACATTGTACTCCTCTGTGTTGGAAGCAGGCCTTCATCAGCGAGGACAACGACAAAGAGGGAACAAGAGGGGAAAAAGGGAAGGATAtgatttcttattattttattttccacaaTTTTATTTTCCCGCCAGTCATGAAAAAAGCCGCTCATTATTTCCCAATCAAATTAAAGCTAGAAGCTCTTACCTT harbors:
- the rfx1a gene encoding MHC class II regulatory factor RFX1a isoform X2, whose amino-acid sequence is MATAGYVGEIQPAAQSQGTGVTVTPGQPDASSTPATAPQFLAEIQTAVATPTVVTPTGQTAPTEQATSIIIQKPAAGGQAQPAAQAQSVQTQYVTAEIQGSPSETGNAQTTPQYIVVTVTEGSLHSSDSLSDSSPPPAVVQTGVPTQVVQQVQTAQQTSVVQATSQITKTEPGTQLSVTSLQPVHISQEVQQLTPVPVQHVYTNQVQYVEGGDTTYTTSTIRSSAFPYTDTPLYTQTTAAQYYEAQPTSGSQASTPGTPLTVSVTAGTTGGVSMFVAQPTIAAGGGATLVTTGGTTNGAGDGAGTNGGTAGSYVIQGGYMLGSSSGGAAGNSQNYSHTARASPATVSITEGEESSVPSADKKWLLDNYETAEGVSLPRSTLYCHYLLHCQEQKLEPVNAASFGKLIRSVFMGLRTRRLGTRGNSKYHYYGLRIKAGSSLLRLMEDQQHLAMRQQPFSQKQRLKPVHKVEGMTNGTASGAGQQQQQQQQGSGHVDISTQVQQYQQFLDASRSLPEFADIDLQGKSLPEGIELEHIKSFQLLYREHCEAILDVMVNLQFTLVETLWKTFWRFSQSQDGDPTLAVHDESEKRLPKSCLVILCKYDPVLRWSRDCDNSLYQSLVEILIPDVLRPIPSALTQAIRNFAKSLESWLTNAMMNIPEEMVRIKVTSANAFAQTLRRYTSLNHLAQAARAVLQNTAQINQMLSDLNRVDFANVQEQASWVCRCEDRVVQRLEQDFKLTLQQQNSLEQWAAWLDGVVSQVLKPYQHSSTFPKAAKLFLLKWSFYSSMVIRDLTLRSAASFGSFHLIRLLYDEYMYYLIEHRVAQAKGETPIAVMGEFASLGRGLNQLDPDKEEEEEEEEESDDDGQELCLPPDGVVLGEESLEPPAKLARTDQRVLFTTGSADD